A region of the Salvia splendens isolate huo1 chromosome 11, SspV2, whole genome shotgun sequence genome:
TAGAACTACAATCTTTAACGATGAAATTAAAGGAAAAACGAACTACACACCAACAACTCTAGATACTACATGGTTGTTAAGGCAGACAAAAGGAGTTCATATCGAGCTACAACAATCAAGAGTCCCTAGTGAACTTCATCGGCCTTCAGCGCGAGCCGTCTCGACCCAGAATCGGAGAGGCCGATGGGCTGGGGCATTGGAAACGAGCCCTGTGTAGCCAGCCTTTTTCCTGCCAGGAACAACAAGAATGAACAATAAGCAAATGTTGTAGCAAGATAAGGCATTTGATAGGcaaaacaaacaagaaaagGGGCAACACTACTTTAAGGTTTGGAGACCAACAACTTGCTAAAAAGGGTAAGACCGCAGGCTGCCAAGTGCAGCAAAGCACAGAGAATCACAGCACTTTCACTCCAATCCTAACCACTTGTACCCCAGCTAGTACCTGCGAAAAGGTTACACAAAGTTCAGTGAGTAGGCAGTCACAAACAAGAGCCAAAACACCCTGCAAATTGATAACATAAGAGGCTACAATGCCAATAAATGCACGAGTACATCCCTGCGAGTTGCAGAGGGAACAACCACTGCCATGACACAACAGAATCAGTTACAAAAGAGGCCAAGAGAACAGGGTAAGCTCTGCAGAGCTGCAAAAGAACAGCCTttgtgcagctttcagttacaagctGGGCATAAATAAGCCAACTCCCCTCGGTTCTACCCTTCTTTCCCATAACAAAATACTCACTAAACTGAGCAACAAGGGGAGGAGTGGGGGAGATCAAGGCTAGCAGAAGGGGAAGGCATAGCATTGTGAGGAGAAGGTAACCTCACTCAGTCCCAACTCGTTTTGATTTCCATATCATCATATAGAAAATCGAAGCATGCTAGAATGACCTTTTAGGACAGCATGATTTAACACACCCCTGCCATCTAGTTCAGGAATAACATAGGATAAGCATCCAACAACAAAAATGCTCAATCAAGTATGTCGTAGCCTGAAGGGCTGCCCAGATTAGTAACTCGAGCTCCCACATTTAAGTGCAGTAAACACCATTTAAACACTACGCATCATCACTCCCAACTGTCGCGTAGCCACTGTCATTTAGAAATCAACGAAATAAGCTATGAACTAGAAGGAAAACTTAGCTTATTAGTCGAGGCTGCCGGACGAGAGCAAGTGTCGGCTGAATCCCGAAAGCCGCTAGACAGTTGCGAGCGTGTCGGCGAAGAGAGTTCGGGCTGAGCAACACCGCAGGAGGTGGCCCTGTTCTTCGAGACGCCGAAGACAAGGCGACAACTCTGCAGACCCGCCGAGGAGTCGACAACGGCAGCAGCAAGATGGCTGCTCGTCCTTGACggctggcggcggcggtggcttCGCATCCTAACGCCGACGTCGTCGCAAGGGACTCAGCGAAACGTGAAAGGGAAGAGGGGGATCTTGGCGTAAACTGGGGAGCGAGGGGCGACGCCTGTGAGCGGCGGCGTGCTCTGGTGACATCCGACCAGGTCGAAAGCGGAAGAGAGAAGAGTAGGGTTCCTTTCTTTTGGAATTgggattttgggggaaaagggGAATGGCCGATGGAGAAGAAGAGTAAGGATCTGGGCCATTTTACAATCTGGGCTAGGTGGGTATTTCGAATTGGACCATAGCCAATTTATTTAAACTTGggctccttgtgtaaaaaaaaaaagaggaagaagagaaaagaatttTTAAACGGGCCACTACTAGTTAAAACAGGTCGGGCCTGATATCTTTTTCTTCGGGCCGCAGAGGTTAAATATTATTGGGCCACTGCTCATAACAGAATTTAATCTATGGAATTTAATTTCCTAAGcaacggaagaaaagaaatattaaACCGTGTGGGATAGCTTTGCGATAAATGAATTAAGCTAACTTTaatagtcacagaaagtattttaaaaatacttaagaAAAATGCGGAAAATGTTAATGCCCGTTTCAGAAaattaaatcgccgatttaattaaagatttaagatttctaattttttttgaaggcagaaattaaaataaaagagcacgcttaggcatgcattcatgcaagatttgaataattacttaaagcctaatttaagtactttattttttttgaaaaggggCGTCGTCGCCcgacgagtaaatctcaagtcagacagtacccgtttgaaagagttaagcaaacgaggtgggcttttctatcctacattatgtgtgggcttctttcctttttatttacagaactctatgagaatgagtgtgaacttttgaataaattgtcatgccatgttttattttgtgattgccattcatggttaagacgaattcgggtcccagtaggtcagtaaatcctactcggactagtgtacacatagggaccgtgagctagcgcaaggTTAGCCGGttcgtgggtcgtgagctagcgccaggttggccgacccagtgatcgtggaatgtggccacattcccgattcacacagcttgacatggtatatcatcagaaagttaaaagactgcagtctatttcagaaagaaataacagattttagtgaccgggacttgttttcagaaaaaaaccccgcgttcactcagcttggcagacaattaaaagaaaaacagttttcggcataagccactgagtatatcaagtactcagccctgcatattgttttccttaatgtgcaggttgatcgatcgaggcagaggaggtgttgggactgaaGATGAAATGAAAGAAGGGTAGCTAGTAtagtatgtctccatacatgttatacttgtcttggaactcttccgctgcataaacctagctttgtctcagtaaagacaatgtccccCTTTTCACTCTGATGTAATAATTTGCTTTTTGATGACTTTTAGACAGTATTTCCTTAATTTCCGTAATTATGAGGATGTGTTGAGACAGTTTAGAatttttagtcgcgaaatagctgcgctttctttgactaggaagtTGCGGTCGTGACACATCTAGCCTATGCCGACGACATCATCATATTTACCCAAGCGGCCGCGCCATCTATTAGGCACCTAAGATCATGCCTTGAAGATTATGCGGAGGTTTCGggccaacaaatcaacctcgccaagagtaatttctatatagCCGAGATACATGAAGACTGGGCAGTATCAATTCATTCGGAAGGAAGCTTCACTCAAGGTACCTTGGTAAAGCCGGAGGGGGAGGAATTGTCCGTGACTTCGCGGGAAAGATGTTAGTCGCCTTCGCTACACCACTCCAAGCACATTCGTCCCTTGAGGCCGAGCTCAAGGGTATTCACCACGGCCTAATCTTGGCAAAGGAGTTCAACCGTCCAATATGGCTCGAGGTGAATTGCTAACAAGCGCTCAACCTTCTAAATGGTGTAAGTTGGGGGCCGCCTCAAGTTAGACACGATGTAGCTCGACTAATCGTCCTCAAACGCTAAATAAACTTACGCGCATCCTTTATCCATCGGGAAGGTAACAAGGTGGCTGATTTCCTCGCAAAAATGGGCGCCGAAAAAACAGATTACCAACGCATGACCGCTAGCTCAGCCCCTCGGCTAGTGAGGGCCATGGTACGCATGGAGGAGATGGGAATGCCTAATATCCGAATCCGTGGAGAAGACCCGACCTAGCTtgatgttttgtttgtttttgcttTTGGATGGAGTAGGATGAGGTCCGCACCGTGTTGGCACGGACCGCCTTCTACTCTAGTTGTATCTTCTGttggaacaccactttggggTGTggccatgaattgtaatttttcttgatgcaatatagggatgagggacccacgaaccctccaccgtgacggtgtttgaataattaaaaaaaaaggtacCTCCCTTTCCTATACCTGGGCGTGCCCATATATCGAGGTGTTAAACGCACCGACATGTTCATGTTCCTTCTGGAGAAAGTGGCATCTCTCGTTCGGGGGAAGGCTTACGCTCATTAAGAGTACCTTGGAAGCGGTATCTCTACATATTTTTCAAGCCATCGAACCAACAGCCGGTGCTCTCAAACAGACTGATCAACAGCTGGCTAGGTTCTTCTGGGGATCCTCAAACGAAAGGAAGAAGACACATTGGCTCGGGTGGGATTAAATCTGTCTGCCTACCGCCGAGGGAGGCCTTGGCATCCGTAAGTCAAAGGAGGTCCCCCCGAGCCTTCAATGTCAAATTATGGTGGTGGTTTAGAGAACAAAACTCTCTTTGGGCGGCCTATATGATGGCAAGTACTGTAGCACGGCCTCACCACTCGTGGCTAGGGCTTCGGGAAGAAGTAGCCCAACTTGGAAATGGCTCATGAAAGTTCGGGCACAAGCTCAGCCGACGTGGCTAGGGCTTCGGGAAGAAGTAGCCCAACTTGGAAATGGCTCATGAAAGTTCGGGCACAAGTGCAGCCGCATATTCGGTGGGTGGTGGGCCATGGCAGgatctacttttgggacgacatATGGCTTGACAATTGTACCCTAAGGGATCTAGCGCTTGATGATAGACGATGCGCGAAGGAAATGGTTGGAGACTACATACGGGGTGGAAAATGGGATGAATCCAAACTCCAACTCCTCCATGTCCAAGCCGGTCTCTCGCAACAAGTAATCCAGCAAATTCTCGGCACCCCAAATGTATAAGGAGAACCGGACATCCCAAGATAGAATATATCTTGGCTTGGGAACTTctcctttttttattatttttttatcaaaagcaccacgagggtggagggttaaggcggacccacacctgtgcattaaaAAAGGGCAATTGAAACAATGACCATAAACACCGAGCCGTCCAAAAGCGACGACTCGTCacaaccaattagagtacaacgagggcctctctaacaactagagtggtcatctatatactcttaGGGCACCTATTACAATTACTATGATGCAGCCTGTGCATCAACAAAATCCTGAGTCAATCCCCTAACTAAGTCCCGCGATAGGAATACCTCCACAAAGGACGCatcctcctgggtcaaggtCCTCAATGAATCCTTCCATCTCCCGCTCGGGGGGCCCACATTCTACACTCATTGAGCCAGTGCCTGGCTCGTTCACGCCTGGTTTATCAATCtcaaatgtcaccgtagcaacattctccttcaaatgccctGTATCAATGTGTTGCGCTTTGAGGTGCACGTCGCCCTCATGaaccttgcctttcctctttctcgTCACCAATTGGAATCTATCATCATCCACACTTGGATGACACCTGATAGCCAGTCTTGTCTTCGACGATTCTTCAACCGTTGATCCCTCCATGTTCCTCATTTGGTCGGTTCCTTCTTTGGCCTTGATCGAATGCCCATTACATGATGTAGTCCCTGCCCATGTGTCcacctttgggcgccactcttGGCGGGTGATCCTGGAGACATGGCTCGAGTAAAATGCCTTGGTCGGTACTCGGCGATCTCTACCTCCACCCCGGTCCTTCCTTCCCGAAGCATGGCAATCTTCTCTCacgtgcccaacatgtttacaatttgCACAAAACAAggggatacggtcccatgccactctGTACCTTGAGTCCTTACCTTGAATATTGAGGTTGATTTCTTCCGGCGGGGGAtcgagatgtcaatctctacacatatcctagcaaaggaGAGACGGCTTCGattgattgtggcatgatcAGCTTGCCTAAGAGGTTACCGATTGCCATGATAGCCGATTCCTCAAAGAGATGCGCCGGTATGCCCACAATGTTGCACCAAACGGCTACAATCGGTGACTCGAGGAACGTATCGaagtccggcgcccacttgagTACCCTCATCGGGTGACCCTCAACATACCAAATCGGGCTCCCATTAGGTCCATTTAACACCTTAACATAATCGGCCATCTCTTGGAATTGGATTAAAACATGCTTCGCATTCAAGGGTTTCCAACTAAAAGAGCCAACTAGCCCCAAACCTCCTAGGCTCTTTTGTATTTGGTAAGTAGTTGGGAGCGAATGAGAGAATTTTCCAACGACGGCCAGCCCTAGTTTCTCCGAGAGGTAATCCGTTTCTAAGTCGGAAAAGGAGAGGGATGGTGTACCTTCAAAACAGCCGGCTATCCCCAAGGCTTTGATCTTGGTGGCGTCCAAAGAGACTGGCTCGGCCTTGTGGAAACATTGCGTGGCTGGTGCTCCTTCCGCGGACCCCACCCCCACACGAGAGAGGGATTCTTTCGCCGCCTTCCAAGCTCCCGCCGGCGGCGCCACCAGCTTTTCCGGCGAGGATTCCGGCGGGGAAGCATCGGGGGGCCGACCCCCTTGACATTCACCATTGActagagggagggggagagggtGTGTATCACATGGggctgaatttgaattcaaaatgtcATTTAACATttccttccccatgcaaagtagcttttggcctttcctttttttgtgAATCACATGCAGCCACATCCAAGCATGCCACCCCATCTCCCTTAGGATTCACGTGAGGATTTGTACCATCTTTGACCAAATGGTTGGCCAACTCCATCCCCATGTGTGATTCACCATTATTCCGGCCAGCCGGCGCCGGAGAAGTTCCGGCCACCTCCTCGCAATCGGGTCCGGCCATGTCGCACGTCAGGGCATTCCCTTGTTTCGCCATTTGAGCTAGAGAGCTCAACATCTCCTCAACGAGGGAGTGCTCGGTTTTCGGCGACCCCTTCTCCTCACCATGGAGCTCGGCGAGAAGATTATCCGCCATTTCAAATACCATCTTCTTCTTGGCCCTACTCACCCCCGAACCTGATTCAAGGCCGTCACATTTGAGAGCTCGGTGTGCTTTCTCCGGGTAAGGCGTGCCCACCCTCTTTGATTTTGGCCGTGCAATCAATGGGAAGGTCCACTCCGGCGAGTATATGGGGTGCCTCGTTTGTGACAAGGTCGTGCCCTCCCCCTCCGGTCGCTCACCTCCGGATTTCACCATGCTATCGGGAGCCACCACATGTCACCACAGTCCGGGGCCTGGATGACATATGGAAGTCTGGCCTCACCAAATCAATCTCCATTTTTGTTTGGAGGCTGCTTTCTAATCGTATCCCGGTCGACACAAAGCATCAATGGAGGAAGATCGAGATGGCATCTAAATGCCAATGTTGCCCATACAGGCCAATGCATTGAGTCTCTCCAACACCTTTTCATTCAAGGCTCCGGGGCAGCCAGAGTGTGCAGAGAATTTGAAGGCCAGTTTGAAGGACCCTCGCCCGCAATCCGAATCAATGACACTATACCGGAACGCCTGGAGGTCTGGTCGCGAAGAACCCGGCAAGATAACAAGAAGCACCTTAGCCATGCCATGCCTTACCTTATCATGTGGTTTCTTTGGGCCGAGCGAAATCGGAGCCGGCACCAAATGACCCAATTCAAGGCGTACAACGTGGTTTGGTAGGTACAAACTTATATCCGAAACAACATGACTAATAGGAGCATAAAGCAAAAACATTGGAAGGGAATGAAAATCAACTTGAACATACCGGTCGAAGCCAAGACAAGGGCGCCAAGGCCAATTGTCGTGTTGATCAAATGGCACCCCCCGGACGGGGTATGGATAAAGGTCAATACGGATGGCGCGTTTATGCACACCCTTGGTTAGGCCGGAGGGGGAGGAATTGTCTATGACTTCGTGGGGAAGATGCTAGCCGCCTTCGCTACACCACTCCAAGCACACTCGGCCCTCGAGGCCGAACTCAAGGCTATCCACCACGGCCTAGTCTTGGCACAAGAGTTCAACCGACCAATATGGCTCGAGGCGGATTCCGAACAAGCGCTCAACCTCCTTAATGGAGCAAGTTGGTGGCCTCCTCAAGTTAGACACGAAGTAGCTCATTTAATAGTTCTCAAACGCCAAATTACCTTACGTGCGTCCTTTATTCATCGAAAAGGTAACAAGGTGGCTGATTCTCTCGCAAAAATGGGTGCCGAAAAAACAAATTACCACCGCATGACCGCTAGTACAGCCCTTCGGCTTGTGAGGGCCATGGTTCGCATGGAGGAGATGGGAATTCCTAATATTCGAATCCGTGGTGAAGACCTTACCTAGCTTAGATgtgttgtttgtttttgtttttggaagGAGTAGGACGAGGTTCGCACCGTGTTAGCACGGCGGCTTACTACTCTAATTGTATTTTTGAttggaacaccactttggggTGTGACCATGAATTGTAACCTTTTATTGAtgcaatatagggatgagggacccacaaACACTCCACCGTGacggtgtttgattaaaaaaaattatccactgagtgcatcaagtacttagccctacatttctttttaaaaatgtgcaggttgagcgtgacgggtgcggtgggtgttgagcaagaccgttgaagaaatttaagtgtctagaatgtgtcatgtcttcacacgtggcatattccttctctcaaatgcttccgctgagtagttgtccttcttttgagttcttgtgttgttgagataatattcatttttgagttgttgattgttgagatactctgattttattcgagctattcccatttgtttcgagctatggttaagttgtgttgttttcccctttcttccccgcttcctTAACCCTCCCTCCCAGTCGCGATCAATCgcgttttctatccttagaaaatgcgggcgtgacagtaATGGTTTGCTTGTtgaccaagtaaacccaaatttaAATCGTTATGCTTTAAATGAACTTCCACGATACTCtattgacaaaaataatcttgtCTTCGGTGCCATTTCATTACAGACATCACACATTGTATGTGTGTGGGCAATTTCGATTCAAAACGTTTGTTTGTTGACCAAGTAAACACATATATAAGAGTTATACTTCAAAtatgtttttaaaatttgacaataaCTTTGATGTTATATCGGCCTAAaggcagacccccaacccgTAAATAAGATCGAAATGTAATGTTCCAAaaacatgatcttagcccaaaagtgactaagatctaaacaagaacataAAGATGCAAAGTAGAGGTCCCACAAGTCGGGATCCTCCATTCTATCAAGTGGAAAAAAGAGGACTAAATACACTAAATGGAGAAACGAAAAAGACCAAAACCAACCACCAGAAGAGCTAGatcaacccacatctctacatcggaaacggaagttaggatatctCAGCTAGTCCATCCTAACTAGCACCTTCAGGTACCGAGGCGCAGAGATTGGATCAAAATATGTAAGGGCaagggtctggacccccctacctgccagaaaaTTAGCATCCCGGTTTCCTTCTCTGTAGATATGTGAGAATCGAACCTGCCGCTGAGCTGTCATgctccggatcaaagccataTGATGTCTAAAATCCGCGGAGCTAAGGTGTCCAGATGACAACAAACTAACCAGACCCACTGAGTCCAGCTCTATCCAAATGTGAATAGAAAGCTCCATAGCCATCTCCAAACCCctaatcagagccaaaagctCCTCTTCAAAACTCGATGATGCAGCTACCGGTGCATAAAAAGCCCGCAGAAGGCCTCCATCAGAACCACGAACCAATCCTCTCTCCTCCACCGCCAGTGTCGATGTAGAGAAGGCACCGTTTGTCTTCAACTTCACCCAAGGTGCATTAGGAGGATGCCATAGgaccattttttatttaaaacaccacgagggtggagggttaaggcagacccacacctgtgcattgccaaagaccattgcaacgaacaaacaaaacaccgagccgcccaaaagtgacgactcgccaagaCCTATTAGAGTACAAAGAGGGCCTCCCTatcaactagagtggtcatctaaATACTCTTAACAACCCTTTTACAATTACAATGGTGCAATCTTTGCAATACCAAAACCTAAGACCATTTCCTAATTGAGACCCGCAATAGGCATACCTCCACAGGGAACGGTGTCTCCTGGGTCAAGGTCTTCGATGAAACCCTCCATCTCCCGGCtggggagcccacatgagacATTCATTGAGCCAATGCCCGGCTCATTCGCATCCGAATTACCATTCCCAAACGTCACCGTGGCAACGTTCTCCTTCAAACGCCAATAATCAATGTGGTCGCCTTTGGTAATCAAATCTCCCTCGTGCACCTtacctttcctcttcctcgacaccacTTGGAAACCATCCTTGTCCACTCTAGGTTGGTTTCGATTTGCCAATCTTGGGGCCGACGAACCAACATCCATTGTACCTTCCTTGCGCCTCTCTTGGTTGGCACATTCTTTATCCTTGTTTCTATGCTCATAGCTCGTTGAAGTGCCGGCCCATTCTAGCAAAGGAGATATTGCTCGAATAGTGCGTCGTTGTTGGCGTTCGGTGGTTCTTACTTCCATCACGTTCCTAAGATATTGAGAATAATCTCTTCCGTAGGGGgcgtagagatgtcaatctcaacGCATATCCTAGCAAAGGACAGTCGGGATTGGTTAATTGTGGCATTGTCGGCTTGTAATGGCTTGCCTAGTAGCTTGCGATCGCCATGAGGGCAGATTCCTCAAAAAGATGCGCTGGAATTCCCATGATGTTACACCAAGTGGCAACAATCGGtgactaaaaaaaattatcaaagtccggcgcccacttgaacaccctcatagGGTGTATATCAATTAGCCAATTCGGATTCCCATTAGGGCCATTAAGCACCTTATTATAATCAGCCACTTCTTGGAATTGGATTAAAATGTGCCTAGCATTCAAGTGTTTCCATGTGAAAGcaccaactagccccatacccCCAAAGCTTTTTTGGATTTGAAACGTAGATGGGAGCGAGTGGGAGAACTTCCCGACTAAGGCTAATCCTAGTTTCTCCAATAGATATTTTGTTTCTAAATTCGTAAATGAAAGAGATGGGGTACCTTCGTGGCGGCCGGCCGTCCCCATAGGCTTGGCATTGTCGGCATCAAGCGTGATTGGCTTGGCCTTTTGGCTAGTGTACAAGGTTGAAGCTCCCTCCACCTTCCCCATCCCTCCATGGGAGAATAATTGGCTTGCCTTCTTCCAAGCAGCCGCCGCACGGACCAGGTTTTCCGGCGAGAATTCTGGCGGTGATGCGTCGGAGCCGTGGTCATCTTTGCCTCCATCTTTGCCGAGAAGAGGATGCATAGTACATGGTGGAGATTTTGAATTCTAAatggcatttttttttttttttttttttttttttttttttttttttaatcaaacacctctacggtggagggttcgtgggtccctcatccctatatttccacaagagataattacaaggcgtggccacacccaaaagtggtgtgccgtaacaaaatcaagagtagtatgcggtccgatcccacaaggttcggacctcatcatactcctttccaaaaaacaattaaccacaaagctagtcactattgtctcccgtcgtctcatgatcaactttgatgcccgtccccgtctaggtttcggatgtgcgacactcccatctcgtccaatctaaccaagtccaatagttctctcggtgctgagttgtagtgcattcgtaggccactgtcttggactagccccattttcgcaaggaagtccgccgctttgttcccctccctgtgtatgaaggtggctcggaatttgagttggcgt
Encoded here:
- the LOC121754514 gene encoding uncharacterized protein LOC121754514, with translation MVLWHPPNAPWVKLKTNGAFSTSTLAVEERGLVRGSDGGLLRAFYAPVAASSSFEEELLALIRGLEMAMELSIHIWIELDSVGLVSLLSSGHLSSADFRHHMALIRSMTAQRQVRFSHIYREGNRDANFLAGRGVQTLALTYFDPISAPRYLKVLVRMD